In one Nicotiana tomentosiformis chromosome 6, ASM39032v3, whole genome shotgun sequence genomic region, the following are encoded:
- the LOC138894187 gene encoding uncharacterized protein, translating into MGSLTYLSVVERPLAIAVQALAIRFVRLDVTKPSQVLACVVAQSSLLECIMDRKFDDPHLLVLKDIVQQGSAKGVVIDDDGVMRLQGRICVPNIDGLRVLILEESHSSRHSINPSVMKMYNDLKQHYW; encoded by the coding sequence atgggcaGTTTGACATATTTatcggtagtagagaggccactagctatagctgttcaggctttggccattcgatttgtgagattggatgttacGAAGCCCAGCCAGgtccttgcttgtgttgtggcacagTCTTCGTTGTTGGAGTGTATCATGGATCGcaagtttgatgatcctcacttattgGTGTTAAAGGACATAGTGCAGCAGGGTAGTGCTAAGGGGGTtgtgattgatgatgatggtgttatgcggcttcagggtcggatttgtgttccaaatatcGATGGGTTGAGAgtgttgatccttgaggagtcccatagTTCTCGCCATTCCATTAACCCAAGTGTCATGAAGATGTACaatgacttgaaacaacactattggtga